In Bos indicus isolate NIAB-ARS_2022 breed Sahiwal x Tharparkar chromosome 19, NIAB-ARS_B.indTharparkar_mat_pri_1.0, whole genome shotgun sequence, the following proteins share a genomic window:
- the C1QL1 gene encoding C1q-related factor, whose protein sequence is MLLVLVVLIPVLVSSGGPDGHYEMLGTCRMVCDPYPARGPGAGARPDGGDALSEQSGAPPPSTLVQGPQGKPGRTGKPGPPGPPGDPGPPGPVGPPGEKGEPGKTGPPGLPGAGGSGAISTATYTTVPRVAFYAGLKNPHEGYEVLKFDDVVTNLGNNYDATSGKFTCNIPGTYFFTYHVLMRGGDGTSMWADLCKNGQVRASAIAQDADQNYDYASNSVILHLDAGDEVFIKLDGGKAHGGNSNKYSTFSGFIIYSD, encoded by the exons ATGCtgctggtgctggtggtgctCATCCCCGTGCTGGTGAGCTCGGGAGGCCCGGATGGCCACTATGAGATGCTGGGCACCTGCCGCATGGTGTGTGACCCCTACCCCGCGCGGGGCCCCGGCGCCGGCGCGCGGCCCGACGGCGGCGACGCCCTGAGCGAGCAGAGCGGCGCGCCCCCGCCCTCCACGCTGGTGCAGGGCCCCCAGGGGAAGCCGGGACGCACAGGCAAGCCGGGCCCCCCTGGGCCCCCCGGGGACCCAGGTCCTCCGGGTCCTGTAGGGCCACCTGGGGAGAAGGGTGAGCCGGGCAAGACCGGCCCTCCCGGGCTGCCAGGCGCGGGGGGCAGCGGCGCCATCAGCACGGCCACCTACACCACGGTGCCGCGCGTGGCCTTCTACGCCGGCCTCAAGAATCCTCACGAGGGTTACGAGGTGCTCAAGTTCGACGACGTGGTCACCAACCTCGGCAACAACTACGACGCGACCAGTGGCAAGTTTACGTGCAATATTCCCGGCACCTACTTTTTCACCTACCACGTCCTCATGCGCGGCGGCGACGGCACCAGTATGTGGGCGGACCTCTGCAAGAACGGCCAG GTGCGGGCCAGCGCCATCGCCCAGGACGCAGACCAGAACTACGACTACGCTAGCAATAGCGTGATCCTGCACCTGGATGCGGGGGACGAGGTTTTCATCAAACTGGATGGGGGCAAAGCGCACGGAGGCAACAGCAACAAGTACAGCACCTTCTCCGGCTTCATCATCTACTCTGATTAA